The Canis lupus dingo isolate Sandy chromosome 8, ASM325472v2, whole genome shotgun sequence genome has a segment encoding these proteins:
- the LOC125755524 gene encoding LOW QUALITY PROTEIN: disintegrin and metalloproteinase domain-containing protein 21-like (The sequence of the model RefSeq protein was modified relative to this genomic sequence to represent the inferred CDS: inserted 1 base in 1 codon; substituted 1 base at 1 genomic stop codon) translates to MELVEKGCGNLRQPSVLSDAPDLAVLRILLLSISLPDVPEKGVRLAEGPVSMRVLLLLLVLWAGLAPTQGSQGHPSWRYVSSEVVIPXKELHHGKGVQMPGWLSYSLHFGGKRHVIHMRRKKLFWSRHLLVMTQDDQGALQVDYPFIPPDCYYLGYLEEIPLSMVTLDTCHGGLEGIMKLDDLAYEIKPLSSSQRFVHIVSQIVADSIATVPTYKLGLKEDRDPLFSQANASVVMRLSSKMYASHNGYVKSLALSSHSMYSVFNNVSKCAQFLIRIFSLIDTFYQALDINYYIGSMIIYTQGESAAMNNVHQAHSPLARYYHSKVYPIILPHSTLIVIKEGPLDNNTEPILYRFCKMQNLLMLGYLGRHYLILSIVAAQKVGRSFGLYYDNRFCICQRRSICIMHKIIGLTDSFSNCSFMHLQHIVGSGKSECLYSTEMRYLNKSLTHDRCGNSIVDPLDQCDCGSFKQCYSNLCCHNDCTFTTGSICNTGRCCTNCTYSPAGTLCRPIQTVCDLPEYCRGGSLTCPDDFSMQDGTPCTEVGYCYHGNCTDRSVHCKEIFGKNAVNGADVCYTINRRGDRYGHCRRLAEKIASTSCEVENIQCGRLQCSNVTHLPRLQEHVGFHQSKISGVWCFGLDSHRGTGTNDVGHVRSGTPCAPGKFCQNTYCNGTIGQLNYDCIPEKCSYRGIXDNNRNCHCHIGWDPPRCIDRGAGGSTDSGPPPRRMRAVRQSHESVIYLRVVFGRIYALIAALLFGVATNVRTIKIVTVKDVIVD, encoded by the exons ATGGAGCTGGTAGAGAAG GGATGTGGCAACCTGAGGCAGCCTTCTGTTCTATCAGATGCTCCAGACCTTGCTGTGCTGAGGATCCTCCTTTTATCTATCTCACTGCCAGATGTCCCTGAGAAGGGCGTGAGGCTGGCAGAGGGCCCGGTCTCCATGAGGGTGCTCCTCTTGCTGCTTGTGCtctgggcagggctggctcccaCCCAGGGTTCTCAAGGCCATCCCTCCTGGCGTTATGTCTCCTCTGAGGTGGTCATTC GGAAGGAACTGCACCACGGCAAAGGCGTCCAGATGCCAGGCTGGCTCTCCTACAGCCTGCACTTTGGGGGCAAGAGGCACGTTATCCACATGCGGCGCAAGAAACTCTTCTGGTCCAGACATCTGCTGGTGATGACTCAGGATGACCAAGGTGCCTTGCAGGTGGATTACCCGTTCATCCCTCCTGACTGTTACTACCTCGGCTACCTGGAGGAGATTCCTCTTTCCATGGTCACTCTGGACACGTGCCATGGGGGACTGGAAGGTATCATGAAGTTGGATGACCTTGcctatgagatcaagcccctcagcAGTTCCCAAAGATTTGTACACATTGTTTCTCAGATAGTGGCAGACAGCATTGCAACAGTCCCTACCTATAAACTGGGACTGAAGGAGGATAGAGACCCCTTATTCTCTCAAGCAAATGCCAGTGTAGTTATGCGGCTCTCAAGTAAGATGTATGCATCTCATAATGGTTATGTGAAATCGCTCGCCTTAAGTTCACACTCAATGTATAGTGTGTTCAACAACGTGTCTAAATGTGCCCAATTCCTGATAAGGATATTTAGTTTGATTGACACATTCTATCAAGCACTTGATATAAATTACTATATTGGATCCATGATTATTTATACTCAGGGAGAGTCAGCTGCCATGAACAATGTTCATCAAGCCCATAGTCCATTAGCTAGATATTACCATTCTAAGGTTTATCCAATTATTTTACCACATTCGACCTTAATTGTCATTAAAGAAGGGCCACTGGATAATAATACAGAACCTATACTTTATCGCTTCTGCAAAATGCAAAATCTCCTCATGCTTGGGTACCTAGGCAGACATTATTTAATATTGTCTATCGTAGCAGCACAGAAGGTGGGTAGAAGTTTTGGTTTATATTATGACAACAGGTTTTGTATCTGTCAGAGAAGATCTATCTGCATTATGCACAAAATCATTGGTCTGACTGATAGTTTTAGTAACTGTTCCTTTATGCATCTCCAGCACATTGTGGGATCTGGTAAATCAGAGTGCTTGTACAGCACCGAAATGAggtatttaaataaaagtctGACTCATGATCGTTGTGGAAACTCCATAGTGGATCCACTTGATCAGTGTGACTGTGGCTCCTTCAAACAGTGTTATAGCAATCTCTGCTGTCATAATGATTGTACCTTCACTACTGGAAGCATATGTAATACAGGCAGATGCTGCACAAACTGCACCTATTCCCCTGCTGGGACACTCTGCAGACCAATCCAAACTGTGTGTGATCTTCCGGAGTACTGCCGAGGAGGGTCCTTGACATGCCCTGATGATTTCTCTATGCAAGATGGAACCCCGTGCACTGAAGTGGGCTACTGTTATCATGGAAACTGTACTGATCGCTCTGTGCACTGCAAAGAAATCTTTGGTAAAAATGCTGTGAATGGTGCAGATGTATGCTATACCATAAATAGAAGAGGTGATAGATATGGACACTGTAGAAGACTAGCTGAGAAAATAGCTAGTACCTCGTGTGAGGTCGAAAATATTCAGTGTGGAAGACTGCAGTGTAGCAATGTCACCCATCTCCCTCGGTTGCAAGAACATGTGGGATTCCATCAGTCTAAGATATCAGGGGTCTGGTGTTTTGGGCTGGATTCACATCGTGGCACAGGAACAAATGATGTTGGTCATGTGCGATCTGGTACTCCCTGTGCTCCTGGAAAATTCTGTCAAAATACCTACTGCAATGGCACTATAGGTCAGCTGAATTATGACTGCATCCCTGAAAAATGCAGTTACAGGGGCATTTGAGACAACAACAGGAACTGTCATTGCCACATAGGCTGGGATCCTCCACGGTGCATTGATCGAGGTGCTGGTGGGAGCACAGACAGTGGACCCCCTCCAAGAAGAATGCGGGCAGTCAGGCAAAGTCATGAGTCAGTGATATATCTGAGAGTGGTCTTTGGTCGAATCTATGCCTTGATAGCTGCACTCCTTTTTGGTGTTGCCACCAATGTTAGAACCATCAAGATAGTCACAGTAAAAGATGTAATAGTTGATTAA